The proteins below come from a single Drosophila teissieri strain GT53w chromosome 3L, Prin_Dtei_1.1, whole genome shotgun sequence genomic window:
- the LOC122618384 gene encoding general transcription factor IIE subunit 2, with amino-acid sequence MDPALLREREAFKKRAMATPTVEKKSKPDRPAPPPSSDDSKRKMRPPTAPKLDATTYKTMSGSSQYRFGVLAKIVKFMRTRHQDGDDHPLTIEEILDETNQLDIGQSVKNWLASEALHNNPKVEASPCGTKFSFKPVYKIKDGKTLMRLLKQHDLKGLGGILLDDVQESLPHCEKVLKNRAAEILFIIRPIDKKKILFYNDRTANFSVDDEFQKLWRSATVDAMDDAKIDEYLEKQGIRSMQDHGLKKPVPKRKKAANKKRQFKKPRDNEHLADVLEVYEDNTLTLKGVNPT; translated from the exons ATGGATCCAGCACTGCTTCGCGAACGCGAGGCCTTCAAAAAGCGGGCgatggccacgcccac CGTGGAAAAGAAGTCCAAGCCCGATAGACCAGCTCCCCCTCCGTCCAGTGATGATTCCAAGCGTAAAATGCGTCCGCCCACGGCTCCCAAGCTGGACGCCACAAC ATACAAGACGATGTCCGGCAGTTCGCAGTACCGCTTTGGTGTGCTGgccaaaattgtaaaattcatGCGCACACGTCACCAGGACGGCGACGACCATCCACTGACCATCGAGGAGATTCTGGACGAAACCAACCAGCTGGACATTGGGCAATCCGTGAAGAAT TGGCTTGCTAGCGAGGCTCTGCACAACAATCCCAAGGTGGAGGCCAGTCCCTGTGGCACCAAGTTCAGTTTCAAGCCAGTCTACAAGATCAAGGATGGCAAAACGCTGATGCGTCTGCTCAAGCAGCATGATTTGAAGGGCCTGGGCGGCATTTTGCTCGACGATGTCCAGGAATCTCTGCCACACTGCGAAAAGGTGCTGAAAAACCGAGCAGCGGAAATCCTTTTCATTATTAGACCCATTGACAAAAAGAAGATTTTATTCTACAACGACAGGACAGCTAATTTTTCG GTGGACGACGAGTTCCAAAAGCTATGGCGCTCGGCCACGGTTGATGCTATGGACGACGCCAAGATCGACGAGTACCTCGAGAAGCAGGGCATTCGCTCCATGCAGGACCATGGCCTCAAGAAACCAGTTCCTAAGCGCAAGAAGGCGGCCAACAAGAAGCGGCAGTTCAAGAAACCCAGAGACAACGAACATTTGGCCGATGTTCTGGAAGTCTACGAGGATAACACACTAACGCTGAAGGGTGTGAACCCAACGTAG